The window TAGCACGAATGGATTCCGACGGTTATTTCTATATTGTTGACCGGAAGAAGGACATGATAATCGCTGGCGGCTTCAATATCTACCCGCGCGAGATCGACGAGGTGCTGTTTGAGCATCCCAAGGTGAAGGAAGCCGTATCCGTCGGCATACCCGACCAGTATCGCGGCGAAACGGTCAAGGCTTATATTGTGCTGAAGGACGGCGAGACCGCGACGGAAAAGGAGATAATCGATTTCTGCCGCGAACGCCTAACCCGCTACAAGGTGCCGACGCAGGTGGAATTTCGGCCCGAGCTTCCGAAGACGCTGGTTGGGAAAATATTGAGGAGAGCCTTGCGCGAAGAGGAAATGAAGAAAAGCGCTGCCGAAGAAGCGAAGTCGCCATCCGAACGCATGCAGTGAGCTCTCTCTCGTATTCACAAGCGAAGGGGGAAGAAGATGCCATCGAATTATGAAAACTTCTGGACCGCGACGAGCTATGCGATAATCGGGCACTCGGCGAAGATGGACTTCCCGAAAATCACTTACAATGCGCTCAAGAAATCGGGCAAGAAGGTTTTTCCGATTGATCCCGGCGCGCCCTCCATCGATGGCGACAACGCGTATTCTGATCTTGCATCGCTGCCGGAACGAGTCGAGGCAGTCGTTATTGAAGTGCCGAAGGAAGAAACAAGGAATTGGGTTGCGCAGGCGGCGGATGCGGGGATCAGGAACGTGTGGATTCACATGGACTGTGAAACGCCTGAGGCGCTGGAGTTAGCCCGCGAGAAAGGTTTGAACGTGTGCTATGGGTCATGCGCCGTGATGTACGTGATCCCCGGCCTTTCCTTCCATTCCATCCACAAATGGATCAATAAATTGTTGGGCAAGTACTAGCGGGTGTCTTCTCCTCGTCCGAAACCCGTCCCATTTGATCTCGTTCAACCTCTATTGAAAGCGAAAGCGGCGGCCATCGCGATACGTTTCGATCACGCGGATCTGGTCGAGGCGGTCGGGCTCGATCTTGCGCGGGTTTTCCGACAATACCACCATATCGGCGAGTTTGC is drawn from Candidatus Abyssobacteria bacterium SURF_5 and contains these coding sequences:
- a CDS encoding CoA-binding protein, whose amino-acid sequence is MPSNYENFWTATSYAIIGHSAKMDFPKITYNALKKSGKKVFPIDPGAPSIDGDNAYSDLASLPERVEAVVIEVPKEETRNWVAQAADAGIRNVWIHMDCETPEALELAREKGLNVCYGSCAVMYVIPGLSFHSIHKWINKLLGKY